The sequence GCTATATTAACAATATccctttttcaaaagaaatttaacatAGAATTCCTTCCTCAGGAAGCAAATTTTGTTTGAATCGCATAGCTAACAGTAAACTCAATTACTGGGTGACACCCgatgttttgaatttttgtgAGCCACGTCAGTGCACAAAAAATCGCACAAAATAGCTTTTAAGTCTTataaatttttgtttgcagcTCACATCAGCAATATCGCTTAGTAGCACAAATGCAATTCCATGCGCTAAATACCTTAGCCAATCAGACCACGAGTTTACCCTTAAGCTATGCGATTCCACGTTAAACAccctctcttcgatagccaatcagaccatgagtttttttttgataattatGGAATTCTATCAACAATTACAAAACAATTctagcaaataataataattattatgatttttattTACGTACCGTCCCTTAAGGAAATGAAACATGAAATCTCGTAAGACCTCATATGAAAGCAAATAGGACCCCATGTTTAAAAGGGTGAGTTCTGAGCCATCAAACTCCAAAACACCATCACATGATTGCTTTCCACACTTGAAGTGAATCACTGAAAATTAATAGAAGACTAATGCTTACTACCAACCACTGAAAAAGATTGACTTTTCTGTCAATTACCTGAAAacgaaaaaattaaattttttttgatgCCTTGAAGAAGCCCAACGATACAAATTTTAACAccaggaaaacaaaaaggaaacaaagacaAGAGACAATTTGCACCAGACATAATGTCATAAAATTAACATTCACATGATTAATTAAGTTTTACTGAAGTTACCTTCAAAGTACATTTTTAAGGACTCCATTAACAACATTTTGCACATTACCACGTAAGGTCAAAGGCAGAGGGTAATACTATATTATTTTCCAAAGAATTTAATCTGGAtttaaaattgcataaattaAACTGTCAATAATGAATTCAAAATTCAGGCTCCTTGATACATAAATCAGATAAAATTTGGCAAATTCTTTAAGTGCGAACAGATAATCTACGGTATTTTGCTATTGCATTACTATTATGAGTTTTGTTCACAAGAGTAAAGTTATAGTAATTATGTACTAATTATTGGAAGCGTATAAATTTTTATCGCTTTTGAGGTTGAGAGCGTACTCATAAGGCCTCCCAGGTTTGACTGAATTCAAGGCAGATATACATGTAAGAAGGCTCCAAAGGGAAGTACACTCAGTGACTTTCATGAAAAAAGTTCtcatttataaaaaaaaactttccttaCCTTCACATCTGAAAACTGTTTTTTTCAAGAAGCATGACACTTTTCTGCTGCACCTTTCACTGCACTGGGTTTGACACTTGGGACAAATAGGATAGCTAGAGAAAAACTCAGGGATGAGGGTCACCAGTCCATTGTTGGAGGTGATCTTTGCATTCAGTACCTCCTCCAATTTTGAGAATACTTGCCTTTGACAAACCGTTAactcaaaagaaattttctttgcaGATACAGACTTTGCATACCACTCCTTCCGTGTGGTCTCTGTTGTAGATGCTGCTGATGAAGCCCTGAATTGTTTCTCGGCAAAGAAATCCATCAAAAAATCTGgcatttcaaaaacaagttctTCCTCTGTTGTTCTCAATTTCTCAACATGCTCACAACTATTCGCCTGATGTTCACAAGTGAAACAAACTATGTTTGAGCCCTGAAGGCCTACTACACCACCTTCTTCAATACCAGCAACGAAAATCGCAAACTTACTTCCGCTGACTGGCAAAAGTCCATGACTGGCCATcttacaaaagaaaagcaagagaACACAAGTCTCAGAGTAAAGAAGCGTTACTATTAAATCAATTTCATGAAGTATAATGACAAACTTGTAAAATGCTTACTTGGTAGTTGTGATCAAGAGAAACATGCAAGTTTCTCGTAAGAGAGGTGCTTATGCCATTCTCTGCATCAAACACCTCCATTAAATCTTGAATGACCTTAATGTGCAGACATATGCCATATGTGGACTCTGCAGCTAATAACGCTGAAATTATTGCAAATAAACAAAACTGCTGACAACATAGGCCTTAATGataacaaagaaaagagaaCAAAAACAGGAAAGATTGACATAACACAGAGCCCCACTGAAATAAGCacataaaaatttaattatacaacaatattattattaatgtatcCCTATTTTCTTCCAAAAGTGTCCTAAAAATTACCCTCTGGGTAAGCAGATGATGATAATGCCTCCAGATAGTTCCTGCGCCTTGTGCTTGCCTTACATTTGCATATGTACACCCACAAATCTCCCCTTGCTTCTCTTTTGACAATACTGTACTTTCTTTCCTGAATAAAACTAAATGTCAGTAACATTCAAACATCTTCATAGTATAAAGCCTAACCTAATGATGATTTAAGAGCATGGGATAGCTACTGTGTACAAAAGtatctttaaaaaatttccCTAGTTGGGAGCATTTCATCACCCCAAATGCTCCTTTGGCTAGACTGCAGAATGCCCGTCCAATTATTAGCATATGGATAGGGTGTATTGTTATCAAAGTCTCATTATTGCAAAGCAGAAAGCAATATGCAAATAAGCTCCTTTAATTGGGTACATTGGCCAACAAATTAAATgatgattatattattataataaaaacattttaatgtaacaagattgatattattattgttcttaaaTGTCAATAAATCCATGTacattaatttgtaaatataacTTACATGAAGAGTTTTTGTAACTTCATCGAAGTCGGGTAatgcaaatgacaaaaaattacTGTCGAGGAAAGTGACAGCATTTCTGTTCACTACTGAAGTAGTATATGAGAACAGTGAGGACACAGGCGAAGAAAAGCAGTCTGTGCTCGTTGGTTGAGGAGATTGTGGCACACTTTCATCTTCGGGGTTGATGTCCTGAATTAATATCACAAAAATTTGGTGTTACTAAACAATTAAAGTAAAATCACTCCTTTGATCAATTCTATTACTGTTATTACCAGCAAGAAATCCTCAATAGGTCTCGGTTGGAATGGATCAAGCTGCACTACATCCAGTTGATTACGACATGGAGCTGAAACTTTCTTAGGAACccgctttcttttctttcgcaCAAATTGAGAAAAATCGTACGAATGCCTACGTTCATGCTTTAATCTGTTTTCGTCTTCGTGAACTGCGGGAAAGGCTCGAAAAGGAGTGGAATTATTGCCGGAACTAGACTCGTCACTTGCCGCCGCCATAATAATGCCCGTGCAGCGCTATGTATTGGTATGTTATGTATGTGTCACGAAAGGTGCTATTATTAGTGGTTATTTTATGTGGTTACAGGCAGATTCTGCTCTGTAGAATACCTCGGTTACAGGCAGATTCTGCTCTGTAGAATACCTCaggagaaggccctggggacgaggttgtcCACTTCAGCGCAGGCGGACGCAGGCGTGACCTGGAAAGGAACAATTGAGGACGATTAGCGTATCTTACATAACCGACCCTTTATCACCGTGTCAAAGTCGACCTGTGAAAACCTTTTTCTCGTATTTTTTTTGGGAAAAGTGTTTCACAGGAGGTCCAACAAGAATGGGAGTTCCGAAATTTTATCGGTGGGTTAGCGACCGCTATCCGTGTCTGAGTCAAGTCATCGAGGAGCATCAGGTAATCTACTCGAATCGTATGTCTGTGACTTTGATTACTGCATAGAATTACGTACATTCTCGACTTAACAAATTGACTTTATTTGTTTATCTGCCTGTCCATGTTAATGACGAAATAGCGTAATGACCTGGTTAAAGTGTTTATTATCCACGAGCGCAGCGAATGGATCTGCAAAGGAATTAAGTCATTTTATAATTATGAGGCGCCAATTGTGTCGTCAATACGAGGAAAACAGGACGGGCATCAGATTATTGCTTACAACGGAAATATAAAAAGAGAAACATCTCTTaaatctattaatttttgtGCAAACTGGCGCAATTTTTGTATCATCAAAAGTAATTTTGGCACATTCATTGACTGCAGACAAAGGTGTcatgtcaaaaattccaaattttCCAGGCATGCCAAGTTTGCACCGGTATTACATCATTAGCTTACATGAATTAAAATTGTATGTGTCAGTCCTGTTATAGATGATAAAAAGTAGCTGATCAGCATGTGAGAAATCTTTTGGTCTTGTCAAAATGTATTTATTCCTCAAGACATAGTGAACCTTTGCAGCTTTATGTACCTAACCTTTTTCTTAGATTCCTGACTTTGACAATCTTTACCTGGATATGAATGGCATTATTCACCCTTGTGCACATCCCAATGATGATGATCCCCATTTTCGCAAAAGTGAAGAGGACATCTTTGCTGATATATTTCACTATATAGAGGTTTGGtttatacaataataatttttattatataaattataCATACACATGCATATTTCATTTGTCTGCTTTTTTGTTCTACACCACCCTTTTGAAGGTTGCAGACCacaaaattattaatatatcTATTAgagataaaaacaagaaaataattgGTTGTCTCTCCAGGACCAAAAGAATGAAGCATAGTCATCCCAGAAATTTGCAAATGATTGACTGCATTAAAACTTCACAGGGAAATCATTCCTTGTTATCATATCCATATTGTTAGCATTTTTATGTCAAGTCACATGAAACATTGCAACAATTCCGTATGCTCTTTAGTAAACTGAAGAAGGCTAAATAACTTGTTGCCATTAagtattaaaataatattatttccaacTGTATTTGCTAATTTGCTCACTTATTAGTTATACAAAAAACAAGGAACGTGCTGACTAGTAAACAGGAGATCCGGAAAACACATGACATTGTCTTAGCCAATCCTAGTTTGAGAGTGGCATGTTACTGTATACTTTAGTAACTATACCCTCAATAAAATTGTTGTTGTCAATTCAAGGAATTTCGATGTCCAGGGTTGTTGCAAAGAGTGGGAAATTTCTGTGGCCAAACCTATAATTCATGATGCTTATTGAAATTGCGAGTATTCCTAGACCCCGGGGGGGGTGTACTGCCATATACGGGTCATATAgttatgtgccgctgtgaagggtatggttttcaagcagtttactctagcatagggtatataaatcaaagcgtttgagtctagaataggctatcatttttcacgaaactgaccagttggttggctagactaaggaaaccaggaatttactctagtatagggtaacaaactccagctgaaactagctctggtatagcctcagggttccagagtcctagcggcacatccccacccagaaattcctagaCATACTGTGTTTCTTCCCCTGGGTCCTTTGTGCaggcattaattttattctgtCTGCTGTTTTGTCTCTTGCCAAAATTGGAGACTACTTATAAACGTTTGCCTTGATTCTTCTCGTTCAGGTGCTTTTTCGCATAATTAAGCCAAGGAAGGTGTTTTTCATGGCTGTTGATGGGGTGGCTCCTCGAGCAAAGATGAATCAGCAAAGGGGCAGACGATTTCGGTAATCGCAGTGGTAGCAAATCAGTGATTGTagatttaaaaaatcaaatacTGTGAAAGTTATTTTAAAGCCAATGTATCTTTCATTTGCATGTTCATTTTGATACAGTGACAGTGAAGTGCAgaactgtttttcttttaatctgtGATAATTATATTGCACTGATACAAGTAATTTTGTTAGTCTcaagttattttgattttaacttaggttaatttttcaaccaggtttttattatcatttgtaggcaataaattattatttcagaAAAGGCTTAAAAGCACTAGTTTAACAGCTGCATTGCTACATGAAGGTTGGGTGCCTAAGACGCCCTGGAGCTTCTGCTATTGGTAGCCAGCTCCAAGATACAGTACTGCCTGAAACTATGGGAGCATTAATTTTTGCTGCAATTTTGCCTCCGTCTAACCGTGGTTTTGATCTGCAGTTTCATCTTGGCAAAACCTGTAAAGACTGTACTAATGAcgggcaaaacctgacaacccagccaatTGAGCCTCCATGCCCCAGGGAAGACAGGCACCCATCACAGTGAAAACTAGAGGGAGGAGGGTGGGAAAAACACATGCTCCATACACAGTGCTCCTTACTCCTGCTACATTAATACATAAACTCTATAACCCAAAGCTTGTGGAATCCAACGCATGTGCAAGTTTTCCAAAACCACTGACAATAATTGGCCATAGTTGCTCCTGGTTGTTAACTCCCTTAAACTTCATTTAACCTCATTTATTTTATGTGGTTACTGTACAGTAGGGTTAGGCTTACAGTAGTTTTGGTAACACATAAGTTGTACCTGTTACAGCAAACATTGACCTGGTTCTCTTCTAACAGTTCTGCCAAAGAAGCAGAGGACAACATCCGTAAAGCAATAGAAAAGGGACAGATTTTACCAAAAGAAGAAAGATTTGATTCAAACTGCATTACTCCTGGTATAGCATTGTTTTGCAATAACTGCCATTACTGTCGAACATATTACATAAAGTTACGTAACAGATGGTATTCAGAGAGATCATGGATGCTATGAAAGAAATCAGATTTATTTCTAAGAAGAAAAACAGGTTTGAATGGATGCTCAATCCAGGAA is a genomic window of Acropora muricata isolate sample 2 chromosome 8, ASM3666990v1, whole genome shotgun sequence containing:
- the LOC136926998 gene encoding uncharacterized protein; translation: MAAASDESSSGNNSTPFRAFPAVHEDENRLKHERRHSYDFSQFVRKKRKRVPKKVSAPCRNQLDVVQLDPFQPRPIEDFLLDINPEDESVPQSPQPTSTDCFSSPVSSLFSYTTSVVNRNAVTFLDSNFLSFALPDFDEVTKTLHERKYSIVKREARGDLWVYICKCKASTRRRNYLEALSSSAYPEALLAAESTYGICLHIKVIQDLMEVFDAENGISTSLTRNLHVSLDHNYQMASHGLLPVSGSKFAIFVAGIEEGGVVGLQGSNIVCFTCEHQANSCEHVEKLRTTEEELVFEMPDFLMDFFAEKQFRASSAASTTETTRKEWYAKSVSAKKISFELTVCQRQVFSKLEEVLNAKITSNNGLVTLIPEFFSSYPICPKCQTQCSERCSRKVSCFLKKTVFRCEVIHFKCGKQSCDGVLEFDGSELTLLNMGSYLLSYEVLRDFMFHFLKGRCTLFTYYSVWKEIMHDASILDFERLLSYHHWRFGWYSFLELLDIDYQDGFCCPLCGTGSLDTVICDATSLSFRQELCSSLKDVHPSVRRSSASRINGSRHHDRIYIVEKHVRQMVEQVGRDVSNVNDSTMASLHIELQRCATPLDNFLSWCISTFGTDVPFPSAVSALFVALGKSSPVCALFPQWESLEALYHKVVHNVPIKQCPSDMLLLQHSCPLLFDTVSFMEGDHIPDPLCSLVKDLLRIAKAPFNVDPVPETLEEDTNHVQDLEYFPCLPVVRGRGNYCFDTASSLANICTKRSKRHPSLLPGIFLLHCQHGITYGFSVMHSNESPNTPFTVFRMRFQKAPRLIVYDNACNLHSYSLNRDPVFFKNSQFLVDRLHWRDHTGCSEAYNLSRYPQWDRLNSQTAEQANSCLRYIKASLSYMNQKNFMHHCKFFLWYRNFMHRKQLPP